A region from the Sandaracinus amylolyticus genome encodes:
- a CDS encoding integrin alpha has product MASEARGRHRSVSLHRVAVGLCLAAFGAACDGTPAVVLVDASVPVDADSTLPPTFMWHIDPSSIGQFGSVPAEADAGSTSDVSPPACPSPDESSFCADCYRWDDGGPDSLARNTPGDAFGFVSTGDFNGDGYDDVAVGAPGDLEHALLPEDDWEHGVGIGEGAVYVFLGSDHGLLPWRTIRPPFGLAAFGRGAAAGDFDGDGVADLAVASSVFDDVIEETVGRIDVYRGTATGLEPFTSFRSVDVLNDAGEELRSASFGDAMLARDLDTFDGVDELVVGTPDYIFGGAIVVWRPSDATFGFVSAYGLGLGNDERFGAALGLRETELLVGAPGADTVYRLAREDLSIIVGSWTGSTGFGATIATHDEHALIGNEVDGDVGGENFAASGGVVRPIAIVEPDADGWYVAIAVEDIPGNVSALRISPDPGIVIDAQSLPTRVADDELGVATAIGDSDADGIPDLWLGAPARGSTESAGQVIGYRGVYQPHDPDYYYSEEVNNHVLFDDEHVVFDQELAACDRCRVFSLDDGEPCADGVCVELDCTELTGCGDGWPNAGPSPSREHCDDHNTSDGDACSSTCEPTAFVIASRESRVDAPGSSRTIALDETGAALVVWTAELDAATEVRARRYTRYGVEVDGGEDATPIRIASMPGPGWDPQPVAVGLPGGGWRVAWTQPTGAEASAVALRNVAVDGSLSPTIQPSAGSVHAADPALLAFDGGAAVLWTDATDARSPRAMFQALDGAGRPAGTPVSLDTRASAGAAVAMTADGALVAWVRAPEALGDRSHIVGMRFGDGPIDATPFEIGTGIGPITVASDAAGFAVAWTGHAFDAAGDIYVRRVPVAGPPTVHSETRVTGRSANGRPHIEQRPSIAFRSDGWIVGWEEPTEGRVRLQAEVALPAEYEMYLESQLVGGAQRDLSLTGSSRGTWVIWSDARADLSPTPARSTRGFILHAY; this is encoded by the coding sequence GTGGCGAGCGAAGCTCGCGGTCGGCATCGCTCGGTATCGCTGCATCGGGTAGCGGTCGGCCTCTGCCTCGCGGCGTTCGGTGCGGCTTGCGACGGCACGCCCGCCGTCGTGCTGGTCGACGCGAGCGTTCCCGTGGACGCAGACTCCACGCTGCCGCCGACCTTCATGTGGCATATCGACCCATCGTCGATCGGCCAATTCGGCTCCGTTCCGGCCGAAGCGGACGCGGGGAGCACGAGCGACGTCTCTCCGCCGGCGTGTCCGTCGCCCGACGAGTCGTCGTTCTGTGCTGACTGCTACCGCTGGGACGACGGCGGCCCGGATTCGCTCGCGCGGAACACGCCCGGCGACGCGTTCGGGTTCGTCTCGACCGGCGACTTCAACGGCGACGGGTACGATGACGTTGCCGTGGGCGCGCCAGGCGATCTGGAGCACGCCCTCCTGCCCGAGGACGACTGGGAGCACGGCGTCGGTATCGGCGAGGGAGCCGTCTACGTCTTCCTCGGAAGCGACCACGGGCTGCTGCCTTGGCGCACCATTCGGCCACCGTTCGGGCTCGCCGCGTTCGGGCGCGGCGCGGCGGCAGGCGACTTCGATGGCGACGGGGTCGCAGATCTGGCTGTCGCGTCGTCGGTGTTCGACGATGTCATCGAGGAGACGGTCGGACGCATCGACGTCTATCGCGGCACTGCGACTGGATTGGAGCCGTTCACCTCGTTCCGCAGCGTCGACGTTCTGAACGACGCTGGTGAGGAGCTGAGAAGCGCCTCGTTCGGCGATGCGATGCTGGCGCGCGATCTGGACACCTTCGACGGCGTCGACGAGCTCGTCGTCGGCACGCCGGACTACATCTTCGGAGGCGCGATCGTGGTCTGGCGTCCGTCGGACGCCACGTTCGGGTTCGTTTCTGCGTATGGCCTGGGTCTGGGCAACGACGAGCGCTTCGGTGCAGCGCTGGGCCTTAGGGAGACAGAGCTCCTCGTCGGCGCGCCGGGAGCAGACACCGTGTACCGGCTCGCTCGCGAAGACCTCTCGATTATCGTCGGGAGCTGGACGGGCTCGACCGGCTTCGGCGCGACCATCGCCACACACGACGAGCACGCCCTCATCGGCAATGAGGTGGATGGCGACGTCGGGGGGGAGAACTTCGCCGCGTCGGGTGGCGTCGTGCGACCCATCGCGATCGTAGAGCCCGACGCCGACGGCTGGTACGTCGCGATCGCCGTCGAGGACATTCCTGGAAACGTGTCCGCCCTTCGGATCTCCCCGGATCCTGGCATCGTGATCGACGCGCAGTCGCTCCCGACACGCGTCGCGGACGACGAGCTCGGCGTCGCCACGGCGATCGGCGACTCCGATGCCGATGGAATCCCGGACCTCTGGCTCGGGGCACCTGCTCGAGGCAGCACCGAGTCCGCGGGACAAGTCATCGGGTACCGCGGCGTGTACCAGCCCCACGATCCCGACTACTACTACTCCGAGGAGGTCAACAATCATGTGCTCTTCGACGACGAGCACGTGGTGTTCGACCAAGAGCTCGCGGCGTGTGACCGGTGCAGGGTCTTCTCGCTCGACGACGGCGAACCGTGCGCCGATGGCGTCTGCGTCGAGCTCGACTGCACGGAGCTGACCGGCTGCGGTGACGGGTGGCCGAATGCTGGTCCTTCGCCGTCGCGGGAGCATTGCGACGACCACAATACGAGCGACGGAGACGCGTGCTCCAGTACGTGTGAGCCGACTGCGTTCGTCATCGCCTCGCGCGAGTCGCGCGTCGATGCGCCCGGCAGCAGTCGAACGATCGCGCTCGACGAGACGGGCGCGGCACTCGTCGTGTGGACTGCCGAGCTAGATGCTGCGACCGAAGTGCGGGCGCGCCGCTACACGCGCTACGGCGTCGAAGTCGACGGTGGCGAGGACGCGACACCGATCCGCATCGCGTCGATGCCCGGACCGGGTTGGGATCCGCAGCCGGTCGCCGTCGGACTTCCCGGTGGCGGCTGGCGCGTCGCGTGGACGCAGCCCACTGGCGCCGAGGCGAGCGCGGTCGCGCTGCGCAACGTCGCCGTCGACGGCAGTCTATCGCCCACGATTCAGCCGAGCGCCGGCAGCGTTCACGCCGCGGATCCCGCTCTTCTGGCGTTCGATGGAGGCGCGGCGGTGCTGTGGACCGACGCGACCGACGCTCGCTCGCCACGCGCGATGTTCCAGGCTCTCGACGGCGCTGGACGCCCCGCGGGCACACCGGTGTCGCTCGATACGCGAGCGAGCGCCGGCGCGGCTGTCGCGATGACCGCTGACGGTGCGCTCGTCGCTTGGGTTCGTGCGCCCGAGGCGCTCGGCGACCGCAGCCACATCGTCGGTATGCGCTTCGGCGATGGCCCGATCGACGCCACGCCTTTCGAGATCGGCACCGGGATCGGCCCGATCACCGTCGCCTCCGACGCCGCGGGATTCGCGGTCGCGTGGACTGGGCACGCGTTCGACGCCGCAGGCGACATCTATGTTCGGCGCGTTCCCGTCGCCGGCCCGCCGACGGTTCACAGCGAGACACGAGTGACGGGCCGCAGCGCGAATGGACGCCCGCACATCGAGCAGAGGCCATCGATCGCATTCCGCTCGGACGGGTGGATCGTCGGTTGGGAAGAGCCGACCGAGGGTCGTGTTCGGCTGCAGGCCGAGGTCGCACTGCCGGCTGAATACGAGATGTATCTCGAGTCGCAGCTCGTAGGCGGCGCTCAGCGGGATCTCTCGTTGACCGGCTCGAGTCGTGGAACGTGGGTCATCTGGAGTGACGCACGAGCCGACTTGTCGCCCACGCCGGCGCGCTCGACGCGCGGCTTCATTCTTCACGCGTACTGA
- a CDS encoding SpvB/TcaC N-terminal domain-containing protein, translated as MGESFAPILSSGTATFSVPIAVAPGRRGVQPSLALSYSSTSGNGPVGFGWGLAAPFIARQSDRGLPRYVDDRQYHPQEDRFLYNGGQELVPVDSAAIAAVDQRAAQSGADASQVPDDVAGWQQYRARVEGAFMRFFRSPDSTRWVVQSRDGTRFDFGLLGSGEGPTDAVSASIRALEIDPESSEADPRVARWSLTRMSDAHGSTVYYGYRYDRGQSYLETIHYLAPHTCAGADVESTRECLEPLSAYGARVRLVYENREDVFSSFATGWKIETALRLRRVEITASSGVGRTLVRRYHLRYDPTSFHSLLSEVQVEGRPELANAELGVSKGRTDINESALDDRIQGRVLPPMRFGYSTMPARGEQIPGFGGVDATAHPVEHSPPHSVDEARADLFDVNSDGLPDLIVTDPARYRTREGEPAVGVFFNGFTGSSAAPAGATAHFSGAIPMPMDPRMSAVLSLSNPNVVPMDIDGDGRSDMLHMPRLRTYGWFTPTRGQDPASGAVVSPASQDWRWTYAQTELPADDFDPRVDLGRDAQHLEIVDVNNDHLIDIVRTTGTVMQTWVNLGWLPGGDGRFGSYRYVDDHWELSTQPIESCLLQSGTPVDFENAETRLADMNGDGLLDIVEIQRGRVRYWPGRGEGSWGEGPHECARGEGANRYIEMATPPAELNVELDGVSLTDVNADGATDVVQIRFDAVDVWFNRAGRAFTQRLIARGTPPTPSFVPRTRFADIDGSGTTDIVWGTANDWRYVDLAGGRRPRLLVRVENGLGAQTDIGYGSSAEDYVTDLAAAQRCTSCERFTWGRADGGHSARLEELAGTETWHSAGSPVISTVVRSVTTSDRLELLGREPHVSTTNFAYHDGYYEGIEQEFRGFGAADAQAVGDWNHPTSFTRTYFHQGRRPQSIADDRLADNPYEALKGREFLTETFDERGVYLSSAHATLTSRNLYQGLDGRWIQYAFVSEANELRYDTAVWAASAEELELTDVSFEAWGTTSWSQTSIVQRRARIRGQHFVRIKTTYDEVDSLGQVRRQTAHGAIDGAIPVDDVIVTHTTPVLRNPAEWIWRTGSTWITGTSDGVAQGPLRETINEYNDAGDVVLSRQVVGPLRAYTFGGDGSTEGPAIQQLQVNPSSTPGVSLDDDLVGSSLYDAWGNALASCVGADISELDPSTIAARPAGCLRYARVSYDADYAQLAETETTHVSTSGVTTLSTSGTWDRGLGAVLSATDPNGLVTSVTYDGLGRLVAVVPPRAEGCSDDRPTTRIAYELTGNAGAVPLSRVITTTELDCDAEYGEEGGSLVAISYIDGLGRARAGLSTGDAPGEWTRSGLSTLDAKGTVRRAYQPDVYVGSETSLAAVLALPRTVASPSGFPAFAEDDIPYTVTRHDAFGRTIGQHAEDGSYTSQSFHALSVDVCDALDNDSSSGFYGTCTTSRSDGHGRVTDQILRTYHADTGAPEQHRLWSYYRIDGVVTDLVRARSSAGVRPALTAVPSLADPHVHRVFHYDTLGRRIGTEDPDTDSRESGATAATRTWRYLFNRAGDLVAVRDPRGCGQNFFYDLGGRLLGEQYVSCSEAVSSRAEFGLYQLPIGSISMVEQTAIQRVDVRYWYDETPPTFITIPSRGGGMLGRMIGINDRGQRSLLAYDARGNAVWTARQVAVLPDAPALVAGPARTAPGDDRPSWTEAPIAANRVVTYATLRTYVRSARFDHAGRGTALVLPRDHTWTGTGLPPTIGGTLGFNRRGLPMHARVTIGCDPTTDANACQSHSGTRDVISEVQYARDGLVLGTTWGDTTTSTGATRAPSVSTTQYDVRRRPVRMITTRTPTGTEPRSLAAVSTVVDQQLVWDAASNLTEIIDHRDPTEWEPGHRPQSTYVMHDALYRVIGASFSYTQDSGTRTTADIATDWRDAQEIIRGDEDAENLRPSADPMHVEPAPMLQQLEHLPGRVQDLSWRWDWLGNTTSWNDDAEVFYERSIGAITNGVDQGGTSLRPSALYVSSDIPTHAMSTTEQQRAGWVELEYGVGGNVTSMTVHGQCRDAATQTCSDLSTTDPTARANHLRTHCRCESEQYYQYRWDELNRLAEARRWDRLAPATQWSLKVRQRYRYDGANVRVIKATIEPTSETDAGPPGALDERIALYVFPGDYEVRGLRRDASQYVARTGQYDHVETQYVVAGARMVWRHAADPELLDDARNRRMTVALTDVIQTTAARLDLLSGDLVEASTYYPNGARQTLLIDEEDPSATEPNGFTGKEADEEVGLTYFGERYLIGRAGRWTSPDPLHVHDAGGGESLNAYHYVAGNVFQARDPLGLDADDLCVSVGFMCNTGAPRAGDLTRSREAFEARPYVPQVGASGVTIGYGYDAGARTPAQVRQQFQAAGISPEQASTFATAAGLRRDTPRAQERQARDRERMGLSPVADGSPRTADAWLSAHPNGGGVQITREQAEALLQAEFARKHEMVRRVMLEGDTVTDRQYDALPLSIKELLTDLCYVGQPFSARSDELREMVHGWYNPEGADDLATEADMLDDMRGFIQALPEDLQGQGGRTERTAFIDERLREIRPAQPDSADASTSVTTQPAEAQ; from the coding sequence ATGGGCGAGTCATTCGCCCCGATTCTCTCATCTGGCACGGCGACCTTCAGCGTCCCGATTGCGGTCGCGCCAGGGCGGCGTGGAGTGCAGCCATCGCTTGCGCTCTCGTACTCCAGCACGAGCGGCAATGGGCCGGTCGGGTTCGGGTGGGGTCTCGCGGCGCCGTTCATCGCGCGGCAGTCGGATCGTGGATTGCCGCGATATGTCGATGATCGCCAATACCACCCCCAGGAAGACCGCTTCCTCTACAACGGCGGCCAAGAGCTCGTGCCCGTCGATTCCGCCGCGATCGCCGCAGTCGATCAGCGCGCGGCACAGAGCGGAGCCGATGCGTCGCAGGTTCCCGATGACGTGGCCGGATGGCAGCAATATCGCGCACGCGTCGAAGGCGCGTTCATGCGCTTCTTCCGCTCGCCCGACTCGACTCGTTGGGTCGTGCAGAGTCGCGACGGAACCCGCTTCGACTTCGGCCTGCTCGGCTCGGGGGAAGGACCCACGGATGCGGTGAGCGCATCGATCCGCGCGCTCGAGATCGACCCCGAGTCGTCCGAGGCCGATCCCCGAGTGGCGCGCTGGTCGCTCACGAGGATGAGCGACGCGCACGGCTCGACCGTCTATTACGGCTATCGGTACGATCGAGGACAGTCGTATCTCGAGACCATCCACTACCTCGCGCCCCACACGTGCGCAGGAGCGGATGTCGAATCGACGCGGGAGTGTCTCGAGCCGCTCTCGGCCTACGGCGCACGCGTGCGTCTCGTCTACGAGAATCGTGAAGACGTATTCTCGTCGTTCGCCACGGGCTGGAAGATCGAGACCGCGCTGCGGCTTCGGCGTGTCGAGATCACGGCGTCGAGCGGCGTCGGCCGCACCCTCGTCCGCCGATATCACCTCCGTTACGACCCGACTTCGTTCCACTCGCTGCTGTCCGAGGTCCAGGTCGAAGGGCGTCCCGAGCTCGCGAACGCGGAGCTCGGCGTCTCCAAGGGCCGGACGGATATCAACGAGAGCGCGCTCGACGATCGCATCCAGGGGCGCGTCCTTCCCCCCATGCGCTTCGGCTATTCGACGATGCCGGCGAGGGGTGAGCAGATCCCGGGATTCGGAGGCGTCGACGCGACGGCACACCCCGTCGAGCACAGTCCGCCGCACTCCGTCGACGAAGCACGTGCCGATCTCTTCGACGTGAACTCTGACGGTCTGCCCGACCTGATCGTCACGGATCCCGCTCGCTACCGCACGCGCGAGGGCGAGCCGGCGGTCGGCGTGTTCTTCAATGGCTTCACCGGCTCGAGCGCGGCGCCCGCGGGGGCGACGGCGCACTTCTCGGGCGCGATCCCGATGCCGATGGACCCGCGCATGTCCGCGGTGCTCTCGCTGTCGAACCCGAACGTCGTCCCGATGGACATCGACGGCGACGGGCGCAGCGACATGCTGCACATGCCGAGACTGCGCACGTACGGATGGTTCACGCCGACTCGCGGGCAAGACCCTGCAAGCGGCGCAGTGGTTTCGCCAGCGTCGCAGGACTGGCGCTGGACCTACGCGCAGACCGAGCTCCCCGCCGACGACTTCGATCCGCGCGTCGATCTCGGGCGCGACGCGCAGCACCTCGAGATCGTCGACGTCAACAACGACCATCTGATCGACATCGTGCGAACCACCGGCACGGTGATGCAGACCTGGGTGAACCTCGGGTGGTTGCCCGGGGGCGACGGCCGGTTCGGTAGCTACCGATACGTCGACGACCACTGGGAGCTCTCGACGCAGCCCATCGAGTCGTGCCTGCTGCAGTCCGGAACTCCGGTGGATTTCGAGAACGCAGAGACCCGTTTGGCCGACATGAACGGCGACGGGCTGCTCGACATCGTCGAGATCCAGCGTGGCCGTGTTCGCTATTGGCCCGGTCGCGGCGAGGGCAGCTGGGGCGAGGGCCCGCACGAATGCGCGCGCGGCGAGGGCGCGAATCGTTACATCGAGATGGCGACTCCGCCCGCGGAGCTGAACGTAGAGCTCGATGGGGTCTCACTGACCGACGTCAACGCCGATGGCGCGACCGACGTCGTGCAGATCCGGTTCGACGCAGTCGACGTCTGGTTCAATCGTGCAGGACGCGCGTTCACGCAGCGGCTGATCGCGCGCGGAACGCCGCCGACGCCCAGCTTCGTGCCGCGAACGCGTTTCGCGGACATCGACGGTAGCGGCACGACCGACATCGTCTGGGGCACGGCGAACGACTGGCGCTACGTCGACCTCGCCGGCGGCCGTCGGCCGCGCCTGCTGGTGCGCGTGGAGAACGGGCTCGGCGCGCAGACCGACATCGGCTACGGCTCGAGCGCGGAGGACTACGTCACCGACCTGGCGGCGGCGCAACGATGCACCAGCTGCGAGCGGTTCACGTGGGGCCGTGCCGACGGTGGGCACAGCGCCCGGCTCGAGGAGCTCGCCGGAACCGAGACCTGGCATTCGGCAGGCAGCCCGGTGATCTCCACTGTCGTGCGTTCCGTGACGACGAGCGACCGGCTCGAGTTGCTCGGCCGGGAGCCGCACGTCAGCACCACCAACTTCGCCTATCACGACGGATACTACGAAGGGATCGAGCAGGAGTTCCGAGGCTTCGGCGCCGCTGATGCACAAGCAGTCGGTGACTGGAACCACCCGACTTCGTTCACGCGCACCTATTTCCACCAAGGTCGCCGACCCCAATCGATCGCCGACGATCGACTCGCCGACAATCCCTACGAGGCACTCAAAGGACGTGAGTTCCTCACTGAAACGTTCGATGAACGAGGCGTCTATCTCTCGAGCGCACACGCCACGCTGACGAGTCGGAATCTCTACCAGGGCCTCGATGGCCGGTGGATCCAGTACGCGTTCGTGTCGGAGGCGAACGAGCTTCGCTACGACACGGCCGTATGGGCTGCCAGCGCGGAGGAACTGGAGCTGACCGACGTGTCGTTCGAGGCGTGGGGCACCACCTCGTGGTCGCAGACGTCGATCGTTCAGCGGCGGGCGCGCATCCGCGGACAGCACTTCGTTCGCATCAAGACGACCTACGACGAAGTCGATTCGCTCGGGCAAGTGCGCCGGCAGACGGCGCATGGCGCGATCGACGGCGCGATCCCGGTCGACGATGTCATCGTGACCCACACGACGCCCGTGCTGCGGAACCCGGCCGAGTGGATTTGGCGGACGGGCTCCACGTGGATCACGGGGACGTCGGACGGTGTGGCGCAGGGACCTCTGCGCGAGACGATCAACGAGTACAACGACGCCGGTGACGTGGTGCTCTCGCGCCAGGTCGTCGGCCCGCTGCGCGCGTACACGTTCGGCGGTGATGGCTCGACCGAGGGCCCTGCGATCCAGCAGCTGCAGGTGAATCCGAGCTCGACGCCGGGTGTCTCGTTGGACGACGACCTGGTGGGCTCGTCGCTATACGACGCGTGGGGCAACGCGCTCGCGAGCTGCGTCGGAGCGGACATCTCGGAGCTCGACCCGAGCACGATCGCCGCGCGCCCAGCGGGGTGTCTGCGGTACGCGCGCGTCAGCTACGACGCGGACTACGCGCAGCTCGCCGAGACCGAGACGACCCACGTGTCGACGTCGGGTGTGACGACGCTCTCGACGTCGGGCACCTGGGACCGCGGTCTTGGCGCAGTTCTGAGCGCCACCGATCCCAACGGCCTCGTGACGAGCGTGACCTACGACGGCCTCGGCCGGCTGGTCGCCGTCGTCCCGCCGCGTGCCGAGGGATGTAGCGATGACCGGCCGACGACGCGCATCGCCTACGAGCTCACCGGGAACGCCGGCGCCGTCCCGCTCAGCCGGGTGATCACGACGACGGAGCTCGATTGTGACGCGGAGTACGGTGAAGAGGGCGGCTCTCTGGTCGCGATCTCGTACATCGACGGCCTCGGTCGCGCGCGAGCGGGCCTGTCGACGGGCGATGCTCCGGGTGAGTGGACTCGGAGTGGCCTGTCGACGCTCGACGCGAAGGGGACCGTCCGTCGCGCATATCAGCCGGACGTCTACGTAGGCTCGGAGACCTCGCTCGCCGCAGTGCTCGCGCTGCCGCGCACCGTCGCGTCGCCGAGCGGCTTTCCGGCGTTCGCCGAGGACGACATCCCGTACACCGTCACGCGCCACGACGCGTTCGGTCGCACGATCGGCCAGCACGCCGAGGACGGCAGCTACACCTCGCAGAGCTTCCACGCGCTGTCGGTCGACGTCTGCGACGCGCTCGACAACGACTCGAGCTCCGGGTTCTACGGTACGTGCACCACCTCGCGGAGCGATGGTCATGGGCGCGTGACCGATCAGATCCTGCGCACGTACCACGCAGACACCGGCGCTCCCGAGCAACACCGACTCTGGTCGTACTACCGAATCGACGGAGTCGTGACCGATCTCGTGCGCGCGCGGTCGAGCGCCGGAGTCCGTCCTGCGCTCACGGCCGTGCCGAGCCTGGCAGATCCGCACGTTCATCGCGTTTTCCACTACGACACGCTGGGCCGTCGAATCGGCACCGAGGACCCGGACACCGACTCGCGCGAATCGGGCGCCACGGCCGCGACGCGAACGTGGCGATACCTCTTCAATCGCGCAGGTGACCTCGTCGCAGTGCGCGATCCGCGCGGCTGCGGCCAGAACTTCTTCTACGACCTCGGGGGTCGACTGCTCGGAGAGCAGTACGTCAGCTGCAGCGAAGCGGTCTCGAGCCGCGCGGAGTTCGGTCTCTACCAGCTGCCCATCGGCTCGATCTCGATGGTCGAGCAGACCGCGATCCAGCGCGTCGACGTTCGCTACTGGTACGACGAGACGCCGCCCACGTTCATCACGATCCCGAGTCGTGGCGGCGGAATGCTCGGCCGGATGATCGGAATCAACGACCGAGGGCAGCGCTCGTTGTTGGCGTACGATGCGCGCGGCAACGCGGTGTGGACCGCGCGTCAGGTTGCCGTGCTCCCCGATGCTCCGGCGCTCGTCGCGGGCCCGGCGCGAACGGCGCCCGGTGATGACCGGCCGAGCTGGACCGAAGCACCGATCGCCGCCAACCGCGTGGTGACCTACGCGACGCTGCGGACCTACGTGCGGAGCGCGCGTTTCGATCACGCAGGTCGCGGCACTGCGCTGGTGCTCCCGCGCGATCACACGTGGACGGGCACGGGGCTGCCGCCGACGATCGGCGGCACGCTCGGCTTCAATCGGCGCGGCCTGCCGATGCATGCACGCGTGACCATCGGGTGCGATCCGACCACCGACGCGAACGCATGCCAGTCGCACTCCGGCACTCGCGACGTCATCTCCGAAGTGCAGTACGCGCGCGATGGCCTGGTGCTCGGGACGACGTGGGGCGATACGACGACCTCCACCGGAGCGACGCGCGCGCCGAGCGTCTCGACGACGCAGTACGACGTGCGTCGCCGCCCCGTTCGGATGATCACGACGCGCACGCCGACGGGCACCGAGCCGCGCTCGCTCGCAGCGGTGAGCACCGTCGTCGACCAGCAGCTCGTGTGGGACGCGGCCAGCAATCTGACCGAGATCATCGACCATCGTGACCCGACGGAGTGGGAGCCGGGTCATCGGCCCCAGAGCACGTACGTGATGCACGACGCGCTGTACCGCGTGATCGGCGCGTCGTTCAGCTACACCCAGGACAGCGGGACTCGCACGACCGCGGACATCGCGACGGACTGGCGCGACGCGCAGGAGATCATCCGCGGCGACGAGGACGCCGAGAACCTTCGACCGAGCGCCGACCCGATGCACGTCGAGCCCGCGCCGATGCTGCAGCAGCTCGAGCACCTGCCTGGACGCGTGCAGGACCTCTCGTGGCGCTGGGACTGGCTCGGCAACACGACGAGCTGGAACGACGACGCGGAGGTCTTCTACGAGCGCTCGATCGGCGCGATCACGAACGGCGTCGACCAGGGCGGCACGAGCCTGCGCCCGAGCGCGCTCTACGTCTCGAGCGACATCCCGACGCACGCGATGAGCACGACCGAGCAGCAGCGCGCGGGCTGGGTCGAGCTCGAGTACGGTGTCGGCGGCAACGTCACCTCGATGACCGTGCACGGCCAGTGTCGCGACGCCGCCACGCAGACGTGCTCGGATCTGTCGACGACCGACCCGACCGCGCGCGCGAATCACCTGCGCACGCACTGTCGCTGCGAGAGCGAGCAGTACTACCAGTATCGCTGGGACGAGCTGAATCGCCTCGCCGAAGCGCGCCGCTGGGACCGCTTGGCGCCCGCGACGCAGTGGTCGCTGAAGGTGCGTCAGCGTTACCGCTACGACGGCGCGAACGTCCGCGTCATCAAGGCGACGATCGAGCCCACGAGCGAGACCGACGCCGGCCCACCAGGCGCGCTCGACGAGCGCATCGCGCTCTATGTCTTCCCAGGCGACTACGAAGTGCGCGGGCTCCGCCGCGACGCGAGCCAGTACGTCGCGCGCACCGGCCAGTACGACCACGTGGAGACGCAGTACGTCGTCGCCGGCGCCCGGATGGTCTGGAGGCACGCGGCTGACCCCGAACTGCTCGACGACGCGCGCAATCGACGGATGACCGTCGCGCTCACCGACGTCATCCAGACCACCGCTGCGAGACTGGATCTGCTCAGCGGCGACCTCGTCGAGGCGAGTACGTATTACCCGAACGGGGCGCGGCAGACGCTCCTCATCGACGAAGAGGATCCGAGCGCGACCGAGCCCAACGGCTTCACCGGCAAGGAGGCCGACGAGGAAGTCGGGCTGACCTACTTCGGTGAGCGCTATTTGATCGGGCGGGCCGGGCGGTGGACATCCCCCGATCCTCTGCACGTCCACGACGCAGGTGGCGGTGAGAGCCTAAACGCGTACCACTACGTCGCCGGGAACGTGTTCCAAGCTCGAGATCCCTTAGGACTCGACGCTGACGACCTCTGCGTTAGCGTCGGATTCATGTGCAATACCGGCGCGCCGCGGGCTGGCGACCTTACACGAAGCCGGGAGGCCTTCGAAGCCCGCCCGTACGTGCCTCAGGTTGGTGCGTCAGGCGTGACGATCGGCTACGGGTACGATGCCGGAGCGCGAACACCTGCTCAGGTTCGTCAGCAGTTCCAAGCGGCAGGGATCTCGCCCGAGCAAGCGAGCACATTCGCGACCGCGGCTGGCCTCCGGCGAGACACGCCACGAGCGCAGGAGCGGCAAGCTCGAGATCGAGAACGGATGGGTCTGTCTCCGGTGGCGGACGGCAGTCCGCGCACCGCCGACGCCTGGCTTTCCGCACACCCGAACGGCGGGGGCGTTCAGATAACGCGGGAGCAAGCCGAAGCGCTCCTGCAAGCGGAGTTCGCGAGGAAGCACGAGATGGTGCGCCGAGTCATGCTCGAAGGTGACACCGTGACCGACCGTCAGTACGATGCCCTCCCCCTGTCGATCAAGGAACTGCTGACAGATCTCTGCTACGTCGGACAGCCATTCTCGGCGAGAAGCGATGAGCTACGCGAGATGGTGCACGGGTGGTACAACCCCGAAGGCGCCGACGACCTCGCGACGGAGGCCGACATGCTGGACGACATGCGAGGGTTCATCCAGGCTCTCCCAGAAGACTTGCAGGGGCAGGGTGGTCGCACCGAACGGACGGCATTCATCGATGAACGGCTTCGCGAAATTCGCCCTGCTCAGCCCGACTCGGCAGACGCAAGCACCTCAGTGACGACCCAGCCGGCGGAGGCCCAGTGA